The Roseovarius indicus genome has a segment encoding these proteins:
- a CDS encoding D-alanyl-D-alanine carboxypeptidase family protein → MPRLTLLLSHIVLIVLLALPARAFDTQAKAAYVMDMTTGTVLLDKNADTPLPPASMSKLMTLYVAFEAIRDGRLSLDEKLPVSEHAMSYGGSTMFLDTTDRVTVEDLLRGIIVLSGNDACAVIAEALSPNGTEAGFARFMTQRAQQLGMTSSTFQNSNGWPAAGHLMSVRDLALLARHIIEDFPEFYPMFAETEYSFDGRAPQNTQNRNPLLRLGIGADGLKTGHTERAGYGLVGSAKQGDRRVIVVVSGLQTAGQRAEEAEALVTWAFRQFVQKSVVKADTQVAMADVWMGQADSVGLVPGEDVSALLPVLSDEEVQAEVVYTGPVHAPVAKGDELAQLVFAPEGLPEKSVPLYAANDVPSGGFLVRLKTVSGLLLNRLRQGPEGQL, encoded by the coding sequence ATGCCTCGTCTGACCCTACTCCTGTCGCACATCGTTCTGATCGTCCTGCTGGCGCTGCCGGCGCGCGCCTTCGACACCCAGGCCAAGGCCGCCTATGTGATGGACATGACGACCGGCACCGTGCTGCTGGACAAGAACGCCGATACGCCGCTGCCGCCTGCCTCGATGTCGAAGCTGATGACGCTCTACGTGGCGTTCGAGGCGATCCGTGACGGGCGGCTGTCGCTCGACGAAAAGCTGCCGGTCTCCGAGCACGCCATGAGCTATGGCGGCTCGACCATGTTTCTCGACACCACCGACCGGGTGACCGTCGAAGACCTGCTGCGCGGCATCATCGTGCTGTCGGGGAACGACGCCTGTGCCGTGATCGCCGAGGCGCTGAGCCCCAACGGCACCGAGGCCGGCTTTGCCCGCTTCATGACCCAGCGCGCCCAGCAGCTGGGGATGACCAGCTCCACCTTCCAGAATTCCAACGGCTGGCCCGCGGCGGGCCACCTGATGAGCGTGCGTGACCTTGCGCTTCTGGCCCGGCACATCATCGAGGATTTCCCGGAATTCTACCCGATGTTCGCCGAGACCGAGTATTCCTTCGATGGGCGCGCCCCGCAGAACACGCAGAACCGCAACCCGCTTCTGCGGCTTGGCATTGGCGCCGACGGCCTCAAGACCGGGCACACCGAGCGGGCGGGTTATGGCCTTGTCGGGTCGGCCAAGCAGGGCGACCGCCGGGTGATCGTGGTGGTCTCGGGCCTGCAGACGGCCGGCCAGCGCGCCGAGGAGGCCGAGGCGCTGGTCACCTGGGCCTTCCGCCAGTTCGTGCAGAAATCGGTGGTCAAGGCCGACACGCAGGTTGCCATGGCCGATGTCTGGATGGGTCAGGCCGACAGCGTCGGGCTGGTGCCGGGCGAGGATGTATCGGCCTTGCTGCCGGTGCTGTCCGATGAAGAGGTGCAGGCCGAGGTGGTCTATACCGGCCCGGTTCACGCGCCGGTGGCGAAGGGTGACGAGCTGGCCCAGCTTGTTTTCGCCCCCGAAGGCCTGCCCGAGAAGAGCGTGCCGCTCTATGCCGCCAACGACGTGCCGTCGGGGGGCTTTCTCGTCAGGCTCAAGACGGTGTCGGGGCTGCTTCTGAATCGGCTGAGGCAGGGCCCCGAGGGCCAGCTTTGA
- a CDS encoding TatD family hydrolase: protein MSDPVAITDSHCHLDFDTFDEERDDIVNRAVEAGVTKMVTICTKLRLEPQVRAIAEAYDPVFYAAGTHPMSAADEPMATVDELVKLAEHPKFVGIGETGLDYHYTAESAEVQKESLHVHIAAARETGLPLIIHSRDADEDMARILTDEYRNGAYSCVMHCFSSGAALAKSALELGFYLSMSGIAAFPKSQELRDIFAAAPADRILVETDAPYLAPPPYRGKRNEPSYTVHTAKVGAEVFGMDWPDFAAQTQANFRRLFWKAAA, encoded by the coding sequence ATGTCCGACCCCGTCGCGATCACCGACAGCCATTGCCATCTCGACTTCGACACGTTCGACGAAGAGCGTGACGATATCGTTAACCGCGCGGTCGAGGCCGGCGTCACGAAGATGGTCACGATCTGCACCAAGCTGCGGCTGGAGCCGCAGGTGCGGGCGATCGCCGAGGCCTATGACCCCGTCTTCTACGCCGCCGGCACCCACCCGATGAGCGCCGCCGACGAGCCGATGGCGACGGTCGACGAGCTGGTGAAGCTGGCAGAACATCCGAAATTCGTGGGCATCGGCGAGACGGGGCTCGATTACCATTACACCGCGGAAAGCGCGGAGGTGCAGAAGGAAAGCCTGCACGTCCATATCGCCGCCGCGCGCGAGACCGGCTTGCCGCTCATCATCCATTCCCGCGATGCCGACGAGGACATGGCCCGCATCCTGACCGACGAGTACAGGAACGGCGCCTATTCCTGTGTCATGCATTGCTTTTCTTCCGGGGCCGCGCTGGCGAAATCGGCGCTGGAGCTGGGGTTCTACCTATCGATGTCGGGCATCGCCGCCTTCCCGAAAAGCCAGGAGCTGCGGGATATCTTTGCCGCCGCGCCGGCCGACCGGATCCTTGTCGAAACCGACGCGCCCTATCTTGCGCCGCCGCCCTATCGCGGCAAGCGGAACGAGCCCTCCTATACCGTGCACACCGCCAAGGTGGGAGCCGAGGTGTTCGGCATGGACTGGCCCGATTTCGCGGCGCAGACACAGGCGAATTTCCGGCGCCTCTTCTGGAAGGCCGCCGCATGA
- a CDS encoding MBL fold metallo-hydrolase translates to MTETRFTILGCGSSGGVPRLGNNWGDCDPENPKNNRRRCSMLIEREGEGGTTRVLIDTSPDLRSQLLGAGVGELDAVVYTHDHADHVHGLDDLRMIVFNMKQRVPVWADGDTQNTLYSRFGYAFMQPEGSPYPPILEMHTIKGDITVEGAGGAVTLRPFKVNHGSIDALGFRIGELAYLPDVAEIPEESWAALEGLDCWVLDALRRTPHPTHSHLEQSLEWIGRAAPRRAVLTNMHIDLDYQTVADETPEHITPAYDGMVITYTD, encoded by the coding sequence ATGACCGAAACGCGCTTTACCATCCTGGGCTGCGGGTCGTCCGGCGGGGTGCCGCGGCTGGGCAACAACTGGGGCGATTGCGACCCGGAAAACCCGAAGAACAACCGCCGCCGCTGTTCGATGCTGATCGAGCGGGAAGGCGAGGGGGGCACGACCCGGGTGCTGATCGACACCTCGCCCGACCTGCGCAGCCAGCTTCTGGGCGCGGGCGTGGGCGAGTTGGATGCGGTCGTCTACACCCATGACCACGCCGACCACGTGCACGGGCTCGACGACCTGCGGATGATCGTCTTCAACATGAAGCAGCGGGTGCCGGTCTGGGCCGATGGCGACACGCAGAACACGCTTTATTCCCGCTTCGGATATGCCTTCATGCAACCTGAGGGCTCGCCTTATCCACCGATCCTCGAGATGCACACCATCAAAGGCGACATCACGGTCGAGGGGGCCGGCGGGGCGGTGACGCTGCGGCCGTTCAAGGTGAACCACGGCTCGATCGATGCGCTGGGCTTCCGGATCGGCGAGCTGGCCTACCTGCCGGACGTGGCGGAGATCCCCGAGGAAAGCTGGGCCGCGCTGGAGGGGCTCGATTGCTGGGTGCTCGACGCGCTGCGCCGCACGCCGCACCCGACCCATTCGCACCTGGAACAGTCGCTTGAGTGGATCGGCCGCGCCGCGCCGCGCCGGGCGGTGCTGACCAACATGCATATCGACCTGGATTACCAGACCGTGGCGGACGAGACGCCCGAGCATATCACCCCTGCCTATGACGGCATGGTGATTACCTATACGGACTAG
- a CDS encoding DNA polymerase III subunit delta', with the protein MSDDSTARPDQIAGAPHPRETPELYGQKPAEQAFLTAFNSGRMHHGWLLTGPRGVGKATLAWKIARFLLATPEADEGGLFGDAPPVPDTLDVPEDHPVARRLLAGSDPGLYHITRRVNEKTGRLRDMIIAENVRDLNRFLHMSATEGGRRVVIIDSADEMNTQAANALLKMLEEPPARTTLLLISHQPAKLLPTIRSRCRDLRLVPLSTEDMAAALRQAGVEPGTETEAIAELSGGSVGEAVRLLNLEGLKLYEELVGLAASLPRLDRPKANALAQAAAARGAEDKLDLLFGLTDLMLARLARTGATGTAPPEAAKGEAEMLTRLAPGPHQARAWAALAQEIGERARHGRAVNLDPAALVLDTVFKLQNCARA; encoded by the coding sequence ATGAGCGACGACTCCACAGCCAGACCCGATCAGATCGCCGGCGCCCCGCATCCGCGGGAGACGCCTGAATTATATGGTCAAAAACCCGCCGAGCAGGCGTTCCTGACCGCGTTCAACTCGGGCCGCATGCATCATGGCTGGTTGCTGACCGGCCCGCGCGGGGTGGGCAAGGCCACGCTGGCGTGGAAGATCGCACGGTTCCTGCTGGCCACGCCCGAGGCCGACGAGGGCGGGCTGTTCGGCGATGCACCGCCCGTGCCCGATACGCTCGACGTGCCCGAGGATCATCCGGTCGCAAGGCGCCTGCTGGCCGGGTCCGACCCGGGGCTGTACCACATCACCCGCAGGGTCAACGAAAAGACAGGCCGCCTGCGCGACATGATCATCGCGGAAAATGTGCGTGATTTGAACCGCTTCCTGCACATGTCGGCGACCGAGGGCGGGCGGCGCGTGGTGATCATCGACAGTGCCGACGAGATGAACACACAGGCCGCCAACGCCCTGCTGAAGATGCTTGAGGAGCCGCCGGCAAGAACGACGCTGCTGCTGATCAGCCACCAGCCCGCCAAGCTTCTGCCGACGATCCGGTCACGGTGCCGCGACCTGCGGCTGGTGCCGCTCTCGACCGAGGATATGGCCGCCGCGCTGCGGCAGGCCGGGGTGGAGCCGGGCACGGAGACCGAGGCGATTGCCGAGCTCTCCGGCGGGTCGGTGGGGGAGGCGGTGCGGCTGCTGAACCTCGAAGGGTTAAAACTTTATGAAGAGCTGGTCGGATTGGCGGCCAGCCTGCCGCGGCTTGACCGGCCCAAGGCCAATGCGCTGGCACAGGCCGCGGCGGCGCGCGGGGCGGAGGACAAGCTCGACCTGCTTTTCGGCCTGACCGACCTGATGCTGGCCCGGCTGGCCCGCACGGGCGCCACCGGCACGGCCCCGCCCGAGGCCGCGAAAGGCGAGGCCGAGATGCTGACCCGCCTCGCGCCCGGGCCCCACCAGGCGCGCGCCTGGGCGGCGCTGGCGCAGGAGATCGGCGAACGCGCGCGCCATGGCCGGGCGGTGAACCTTGACCCTGCCGCCTTGGTGCTTGATACGGTCTTCAAGCTGCAAAACTGTGCCAGAGCCTGA
- a CDS encoding AEC family transporter — translation MQALIDVILPVFLVIGFGYLAVWRGWFSQAGVDGLTKFSQSFAIPCLLFTAIARLDLGQSFDWRLLVSFYAGALAGFTLGLFGARFLFRRDWEDSVVIGFICLFSNSVLLGLPLTERAYGADALEANFAIIAMHSPICYGIGISVMEIVRAKGQAGFGVVKRVVKSMFSNALILGIGAGFIVNFSGVTLPGVLNDALDLMVRAALPAAIFGMGGVLASYKAEGDFRIVLYACLISLVIHPTITRSMGLALSLPVEPTRSAVLTAAMAPGVNAYIFASMYGRAMRVAATTVLVATALTILTAWVWLSFLP, via the coding sequence TTGCAGGCGCTTATTGATGTCATCCTTCCGGTCTTCCTGGTCATCGGGTTCGGTTACCTGGCGGTCTGGCGGGGATGGTTCAGCCAGGCGGGTGTCGACGGGCTGACGAAATTTTCGCAGAGCTTTGCCATTCCCTGTCTTCTGTTCACCGCCATCGCGCGGCTGGACCTCGGCCAGAGCTTCGACTGGCGGCTTCTTGTCAGCTTCTATGCCGGCGCCCTGGCCGGGTTCACGCTGGGGCTGTTCGGGGCGCGGTTCCTGTTCCGGCGGGACTGGGAGGATTCGGTTGTCATCGGGTTCATCTGCCTGTTCTCAAACTCGGTCCTGCTGGGGCTTCCGCTGACCGAACGGGCCTATGGCGCCGATGCGCTGGAGGCGAATTTCGCCATCATCGCGATGCATTCGCCGATCTGCTACGGCATCGGGATCTCGGTGATGGAGATCGTGCGCGCCAAGGGGCAGGCGGGTTTCGGCGTGGTCAAGCGGGTGGTGAAATCGATGTTCTCGAACGCGCTGATCCTCGGGATCGGGGCGGGGTTCATCGTTAACTTCTCCGGTGTGACGCTGCCCGGCGTGCTGAACGATGCGCTTGACCTGATGGTGCGGGCCGCGCTGCCGGCGGCGATCTTCGGGATGGGGGGCGTGCTGGCAAGCTACAAGGCCGAGGGCGATTTCCGGATCGTGCTATATGCCTGCCTTATTTCATTGGTCATTCACCCGACGATCACCCGCAGCATGGGCCTGGCGCTGAGCCTGCCGGTGGAGCCCACACGCTCGGCCGTTCTGACGGCAGCGATGGCGCCGGGGGTGAACGCCTATATCTTCGCCTCGATGTATGGCCGCGCCATGCGCGTGGCTGCGACGACCGTGCTGGTCGCCACTGCGTTAACCATTTTGACCGCCTGGGTCTGGCTGAGCTTCCTGCCGTAA
- a CDS encoding SPOR domain-containing protein → MAYHTEGRRLLRAGTAIALAGGLALGGCGEGTEGGTFGFLKPKADTAEAADMQDTSTTKLVERDVEAPEVFQVTDSGLWDGRPSLGGVWVAHPDVKEPERVIIRNTKNSKFVIGALFRRERNNPGPSIQVSSDAASALGMLAGAPAQLNVTALRREAQPTDAEEVAEAPATDLTAPESVEATTLDPVSTATAAIEEAEATPPTPEPKPKPPQTSSLDKPYLQIGIFSVEENALNTAEAMRQNGMVPTVKKQSAKGKTFWRVIVGPAANKAERSALLRKVKGVGFADAYPVTN, encoded by the coding sequence ATGGCGTATCATACAGAAGGGCGCAGGCTATTGAGGGCGGGCACGGCGATCGCCCTGGCCGGCGGGCTGGCCCTTGGCGGCTGCGGCGAAGGCACGGAGGGCGGCACGTTCGGCTTTCTCAAGCCCAAGGCCGACACGGCCGAGGCGGCGGACATGCAGGACACCTCGACCACCAAGCTGGTCGAACGCGATGTCGAGGCGCCGGAAGTCTTCCAGGTCACCGATAGCGGGCTGTGGGACGGCCGGCCCTCGCTGGGCGGCGTCTGGGTGGCGCACCCCGACGTGAAGGAGCCCGAGCGGGTCATCATCCGCAACACCAAGAATTCCAAGTTCGTGATCGGGGCGCTGTTCCGCCGCGAGCGCAACAACCCGGGCCCGTCGATCCAGGTGTCGTCGGATGCCGCGTCGGCGCTGGGCATGCTGGCCGGCGCCCCGGCGCAGCTCAACGTGACGGCCCTGCGCCGCGAAGCGCAGCCCACCGATGCGGAAGAGGTGGCCGAGGCGCCCGCGACCGATCTGACGGCGCCCGAGAGCGTCGAGGCGACCACGCTCGATCCGGTCTCGACCGCGACCGCCGCGATCGAGGAGGCCGAGGCCACGCCGCCCACGCCGGAACCGAAACCCAAGCCGCCGCAAACCTCGTCTCTCGACAAGCCCTACCTGCAGATCGGCATCTTCAGCGTCGAGGAGAACGCCCTCAACACTGCCGAGGCCATGCGCCAGAACGGCATGGTGCCGACCGTCAAGAAACAGAGCGCCAAGGGCAAGACCTTCTGGCGCGTCATCGTGGGCCCCGCCGCCAACAAGGCCGAGCGCAGCGCGCTGCTGCGCAAGGTCAAGGGCGTCGGGTTCGCGGATGCCTATCCCGTAACAAACTGA
- the tmk gene encoding dTMP kinase — MSGGARFITLEGIDGSGKSTQARLLAEALRGQGHVVHLTREPGGSPGAEEIRKLLLEGDPDRWSAETEILLFTAARRDHLERVIEPALARGEIVICDRFADSTRMYQGLRSAEGREMVDSLHDLMIKREPDLTLLIDLDPQAGLDRALSRKGSEERFESFGTDLQARMRAGFLELAGDFPDRITVIDGARAPEQVAQDILGVVTSRLR; from the coding sequence TTGAGTGGCGGTGCCCGGTTCATCACGCTTGAAGGGATAGACGGTTCGGGCAAGTCGACACAGGCGCGGCTGCTGGCCGAGGCGCTGCGCGGGCAGGGGCATGTCGTGCATCTGACGCGCGAGCCGGGCGGCAGCCCCGGGGCCGAGGAAATCCGCAAGCTTCTGCTGGAAGGCGACCCCGATCGCTGGTCGGCCGAGACCGAGATCCTGCTCTTTACCGCCGCGCGGCGGGACCATCTGGAGCGGGTGATCGAGCCGGCGCTGGCACGCGGAGAGATCGTCATTTGCGACCGCTTCGCCGACAGCACCCGCATGTACCAGGGCCTGCGCAGTGCCGAGGGCCGCGAGATGGTCGACAGCCTGCATGACCTGATGATCAAGCGCGAGCCCGACCTGACCCTGCTGATCGACCTCGACCCGCAGGCGGGGCTTGACCGGGCGCTGTCGCGCAAGGGCAGCGAAGAGCGCTTCGAAAGCTTCGGTACCGACCTTCAGGCGCGGATGCGGGCCGGGTTCCTGGAGCTTGCGGGCGACTTTCCCGACCGGATCACCGTCATCGACGGCGCGCGGGCGCCCGAGCAGGTTGCACAGGATATCCTGGGCGTCGTAACCTCGCGCCTCAGATGA